Proteins found in one Campylobacter concisus genomic segment:
- a CDS encoding phosphoribosylanthranilate isomerase gives MALVKICGIKTLDEASAVCALDVDFIGLIFAKSKRKVELNLARQIAKFAHSKGKKVVGVFAEQSDCEIMEICQFAGLDVAQVHGAVSENLEANLKDMGLEIWQVFSVKDSLPEVDFKHFDMALFDCKGENAGGNGTSFEWEILKEVKFKFGMAGGIGEHNIKEALKFKPYLVDINSKVEDENGIKDAQKIERILKIIGEVEDE, from the coding sequence ATGGCACTAGTTAAAATTTGCGGCATCAAAACGCTAGATGAGGCAAGTGCGGTTTGCGCTTTAGATGTTGATTTTATCGGATTAATCTTTGCCAAAAGCAAAAGAAAGGTTGAGCTAAATTTAGCTAGGCAGATAGCAAAATTTGCTCACAGCAAGGGCAAAAAAGTAGTTGGCGTTTTTGCGGAGCAAAGTGATTGTGAGATAATGGAAATTTGCCAGTTTGCTGGTCTTGACGTGGCTCAGGTGCATGGAGCGGTGAGTGAAAATTTAGAGGCAAATTTAAAAGATATGGGGCTTGAGATTTGGCAGGTTTTTAGCGTGAAAGATAGCTTGCCAGAGGTTGATTTTAAGCATTTTGATATGGCGCTTTTTGACTGCAAGGGCGAAAATGCTGGCGGAAACGGCACTAGCTTTGAGTGGGAAATTTTAAAAGAGGTTAAGTTTAAATTTGGCATGGCTGGGGGCATAGGCGAGCACAACATAAAAGAGGCGCTCAAATTTAAGCCATATCTAGTCGATATCAACTCAAAAGTCGAGGACGAAAACGGCATAAAAGATGCGCAAAAGATAGAGAGAATTTTAAAGATCATAGGTGAGGTAGAAGATGAATAG
- the trpD gene encoding anthranilate phosphoribosyltransferase: MILLIDNYDSFVFNVEQYVKELTNEEVRCVRNDKITLEEIKKLNPSKIILSPGPKHPKDSGVCLEILKADLGVPVLGICLGHQAIGLSFGAKIKRLDDPLHGKTSFIDVKNKELLFAGLPERFEVMRYHSLYVDELPASLSADAVSDDGLVMALSVKDKPIFGIQFHPESYFTQYGKKIVENFINYKAKDEVKEPKIRSLKPYLIKLQESIPLDDSDFEQICEIIASKEYEIVQLSALLVLISEKSLYPKSLAALAKNILKYSQTYRDDTPMIDLCGTGGDGFKTINISTTVAFILASLGVKVAKHGNKAVSSKSGSSDVLEILGVKSEKSLAKQRENLASKNLAFFHAPFFHPLVGEVREVRQRLGIRTVFNVLGPLLNPNLNLTNQLVGVYHKPVLKLYAQTLKILGRKHALVVRGDDGLDEITLCSETSVVELKNGEIFEYSITPEQFGFKRALHSDIEGGTPEENAKTLIRTLKGEEQGAKFDIVVFNAMFALYAADGAKSPDEAKKMVLEAINSGKAYKFYEEFIKAGANGTS, translated from the coding sequence TTGATTTTACTTATAGATAACTACGATAGTTTTGTCTTCAACGTCGAGCAGTACGTAAAAGAGCTCACTAATGAAGAGGTTAGATGCGTTAGAAACGACAAGATAACGCTTGAAGAGATCAAAAAACTAAACCCAAGTAAGATCATCCTAAGCCCAGGGCCAAAGCACCCAAAAGATAGCGGAGTTTGTTTAGAAATTCTAAAAGCCGACCTTGGCGTGCCGGTGCTTGGCATTTGCCTTGGACACCAGGCCATAGGACTTAGTTTTGGCGCAAAGATAAAAAGACTAGATGACCCACTTCACGGCAAGACCTCATTTATCGACGTGAAAAACAAAGAGCTACTCTTTGCAGGGCTGCCTGAGCGCTTTGAGGTTATGCGCTACCACTCGCTCTATGTCGATGAGCTCCCAGCTAGCTTAAGCGCTGATGCGGTGAGCGATGATGGCTTAGTTATGGCACTTAGCGTTAAAGATAAGCCGATCTTTGGCATCCAGTTTCACCCCGAGAGCTACTTCACACAATACGGCAAAAAGATCGTTGAAAATTTTATAAATTACAAGGCAAAAGATGAGGTAAAAGAGCCAAAAATTCGCTCTCTTAAGCCATATCTTATAAAGCTTCAAGAGAGCATTCCACTTGATGATAGCGACTTTGAGCAAATTTGCGAGATAATAGCCAGCAAAGAGTACGAGATAGTGCAGCTTTCAGCCCTTTTGGTTCTCATTAGCGAAAAGAGCCTCTATCCAAAAAGCCTCGCTGCACTTGCAAAAAATATCTTAAAATACTCGCAAACTTACCGCGACGATACGCCTATGATCGATCTTTGTGGCACTGGCGGCGACGGCTTTAAGACGATAAATATCTCAACTACTGTGGCATTTATCCTCGCAAGTCTTGGCGTAAAGGTCGCAAAACACGGCAATAAGGCAGTTTCAAGCAAGTCAGGCAGCTCTGATGTGCTTGAAATTTTAGGTGTAAAAAGTGAAAAATCACTGGCAAAACAGCGCGAAAATTTAGCTAGTAAAAATTTAGCCTTTTTCCACGCGCCATTTTTCCACCCGTTAGTTGGCGAGGTGAGAGAAGTGCGTCAAAGACTTGGCATAAGAACCGTATTTAACGTGCTTGGGCCGCTTTTAAATCCAAATTTAAACCTTACAAACCAGCTAGTTGGCGTCTATCACAAACCAGTGCTAAAGCTCTACGCCCAGACGCTTAAGATTCTTGGTAGAAAGCACGCTTTGGTCGTTCGCGGCGATGACGGACTAGACGAGATCACGCTTTGTAGCGAAACAAGCGTTGTGGAGTTAAAAAATGGCGAAATTTTTGAGTATAGCATCACGCCAGAGCAGTTTGGCTTTAAAAGAGCGCTTCACAGCGACATCGAGGGTGGCACACCTGAAGAAAACGCCAAAACATTGATCCGCACGCTAAAAGGCGAGGAACAGGGGGCAAAATTTGACATCGTGGTCTTTAATGCGATGTTTGCACTCTACGCAGCTGATGGTGCAAAGAGCCCAGACGAGGCCAAAAAAATGGTGCTTGAAGCGATAAATTCTGGCAAGGCGTATAAATTTTATGAAGAGTTTATAAAGGCTGGGGCTAATGGCACTAGTTAA
- the recR gene encoding recombination mediator RecR — protein MKRGLEKFNELTESFAKLPGVGKKSAARFAYFVCMQDSFAGLRLAQNIEDAVRFIKRCERCGGLSENEICDICSDESRDSDVILLVESPKDILVFEQNGIYNGLYFVLDEIDEDAIERLRSAITQNGSKEVVFAFTPGLNSDALMLYVEDKLGMSEISFSKIAQGVPTGVNLENVDMLSLLKAYESRTKA, from the coding sequence ATGAAAAGAGGCTTAGAAAAATTTAACGAACTAACTGAGTCTTTTGCAAAGCTCCCTGGTGTTGGTAAAAAATCAGCCGCAAGGTTTGCCTATTTTGTCTGCATGCAAGATAGCTTTGCAGGGCTAAGGCTCGCTCAAAATATCGAAGACGCGGTGAGATTTATCAAGCGCTGTGAGCGTTGTGGCGGGCTAAGCGAAAATGAAATTTGTGACATTTGCAGCGATGAGAGTAGGGACAGCGACGTCATCTTGCTGGTTGAAAGTCCAAAAGATATCTTGGTTTTTGAGCAAAATGGCATCTACAATGGACTTTATTTTGTACTTGATGAGATCGACGAAGATGCCATAGAGAGGCTGCGAAGCGCTATCACGCAAAATGGTTCAAAAGAGGTCGTTTTTGCCTTTACGCCGGGGCTAAATTCAGACGCGCTCATGCTTTATGTCGAGGACAAGCTTGGTATGAGTGAAATTTCATTTAGCAAGATCGCTCAGGGCGTGCCAACTGGTGTAAATTTAGAAAACGTCGACATGCTTTCACTTTTAAAAGCCTACGAAAGCCGTACAAAAGCCTAA
- a CDS encoding ArsS family sensor histidine kinase, with translation MKYSITTKITIIFAIAFSLMCLLFVTFANIQQESALEKLKDRQISAMNYLVALYERGNPPRDLEHYFKNFYLEYVGNKNLATSIATNGTVVFTQHTPLGVVQSVNYKGDLYLLIKNPSFQLLLESNDARHVNDPLWVAFLIVSALLISLYVSVLRSLSPLRRLSKDIRKFASGNMEMAMTARLNENEQDEIGQVAVEFDNAVCKIRELIRSRQLFLRAIMHELKTPIGKGRIVSEMVANETQKMRLINVFERLEMLINEFSKVEQLLSKSYALNYQECHFSLILEQVQDMLMLDKFEERVSCDIRDDVILRVDFQLFSLAIKNLIDNALKYAEDKKAILICDSEFIAVKNLGKKLNHPIDYYKQAFVRGDKVSAGSGMGLGLYIIEQICQMQKFELVYDYDDGYHVFKILLRSKVKRA, from the coding sequence ATGAAATATTCCATAACTACGAAGATAACTATTATCTTTGCCATAGCTTTCTCGCTGATGTGCTTGCTCTTTGTAACTTTTGCAAACATTCAGCAAGAAAGCGCTTTAGAAAAACTAAAGGATAGACAAATAAGTGCGATGAACTATCTTGTCGCACTCTATGAACGTGGAAATCCCCCAAGAGATTTAGAACATTATTTTAAAAATTTTTACTTAGAGTATGTTGGAAATAAAAATTTAGCCACTTCAATAGCCACAAATGGAACCGTTGTTTTTACGCAGCACACACCTCTTGGAGTGGTGCAATCAGTTAATTACAAAGGCGATTTGTATTTGCTTATTAAAAACCCATCTTTTCAGCTACTTCTTGAAAGTAACGACGCAAGACACGTAAATGATCCGCTTTGGGTTGCATTTTTGATAGTTTCAGCCCTTCTCATCTCACTTTATGTTTCTGTTCTTAGAAGTCTTTCACCACTTAGAAGACTTAGTAAAGATATCAGAAAATTTGCCAGTGGAAATATGGAAATGGCGATGACGGCTAGGCTAAATGAAAATGAGCAAGATGAGATCGGACAAGTCGCTGTTGAGTTTGATAATGCCGTTTGCAAGATAAGAGAGCTCATCCGCTCAAGGCAGCTATTTTTGCGTGCGATCATGCATGAGCTAAAGACTCCGATTGGCAAAGGTAGGATCGTCTCTGAAATGGTTGCAAATGAGACCCAAAAGATGAGGCTCATAAACGTTTTTGAGCGACTTGAGATGCTGATAAATGAATTTAGCAAGGTCGAGCAGCTCCTTTCTAAAAGCTACGCGCTAAACTATCAAGAGTGCCATTTCTCGCTCATTTTAGAGCAGGTGCAGGATATGCTCATGCTTGATAAATTTGAAGAGCGAGTGAGCTGCGACATCAGAGATGACGTCATATTAAGAGTGGATTTTCAGCTTTTTAGTTTGGCGATTAAAAATTTGATAGACAATGCCCTAAAATACGCAGAGGACAAAAAGGCCATCTTGATCTGCGATAGCGAATTTATAGCGGTTAAAAATTTAGGCAAAAAGCTAAATCATCCGATTGACTACTACAAACAAGCCTTTGTTAGAGGCGATAAGGTGAGTGCAGGAAGTGGTATGGGGCTTGGACTTTATATCATCGAGCAAATTTGTCAGATGCAAAAATTTGAGCTTGTTTATGACTATGATGACGGCTATCATGTATTTAAAATTTTACTTAGATCAAAGGTGAAGCGAGCATGA
- a CDS encoding response regulator transcription factor has translation MVNVLMIEDDPEFAQILSEYLDSFNIKVTNFEDPYLGLSAGIKNYDLLILDLTLPGIDGLEVCKEIRQKYDIPIIISSARSDISDKVVGLQLGADDYLPKPYDPKEMYARITSLIRRYKKTNEVQEEVVDSAFRIDDKRHEIYFNNEPLALTPAEYEILTYLIKQHSFSVSREQLVYNCKSLKDKDSKSLDVIIGRLRSKIGDSSKAPKHIFSVRGIGYKLIG, from the coding sequence ATGGTTAATGTTTTAATGATAGAAGACGATCCAGAATTTGCACAAATTTTATCTGAATATCTTGATAGTTTTAATATAAAAGTTACGAATTTTGAAGACCCTTATTTAGGGCTTAGTGCTGGGATAAAAAACTATGATTTGTTAATACTTGATCTTACTTTGCCGGGCATTGATGGGCTTGAGGTTTGTAAAGAAATTCGCCAAAAATACGACATTCCTATCATCATAAGCTCAGCTAGAAGCGATATTAGCGACAAGGTCGTTGGTCTTCAGCTCGGTGCTGATGATTATTTGCCAAAACCATACGATCCAAAAGAGATGTATGCTCGTATCACAAGTCTTATAAGAAGATACAAAAAGACAAATGAAGTACAAGAAGAGGTCGTTGATAGCGCATTTAGGATCGATGATAAACGCCACGAAATTTACTTTAATAATGAGCCGTTGGCACTTACTCCAGCTGAGTATGAAATTTTAACTTATCTCATTAAGCAACACAGCTTTTCAGTATCACGCGAACAGCTAGTTTATAACTGCAAAAGCCTAAAAGATAAAGATTCAAAGAGCTTAGATGTTATTATCGGACGCCTTAGATCAAAAATCGGTGATAGTTCAAAAGCCCCAAAACATATATTTTCAGTAAGAGGCATAGGATATAAGCTTATCGGATGA
- the dnaJ gene encoding molecular chaperone DnaJ, giving the protein MEFDYYEILEISRNASGDEIKKAFRRLALKYHPDRNSGDKEAELKFKQINEAYQVLSDEQKRSIYDRYGKEGLEGRFGSGGGFSADFDLSDIFDSFFGGGFASSSRQRKRYSEKYSADLEIPINLEFNEAIFGCEKEIKFDQKVPCPTCNATGSKDGKSKTCQHCGGSGRITRGNGFMNIVQECPYCHGSGEVISEPCPDCNAKAYKIQQQTVKITIPEGVDSGMRMRVADKGNIGTNGVQGDLYVSINVKEDKHFIRHNDDVYLEIPVFFTQAILGESIKIPTLRGETELKLPVGAKDKQQFIFENEGIKSVNSRKKGRLVAQISIQTPEKLSDEQKELLNKLQASFGIESGKSNTDESVFDKIKSWFKGDEPKGKKKK; this is encoded by the coding sequence GTGGAATTTGACTATTACGAAATCCTTGAAATTTCAAGAAATGCAAGCGGAGATGAGATCAAAAAAGCCTTTAGAAGACTTGCTTTAAAATATCACCCAGATAGAAATTCTGGCGACAAAGAGGCTGAACTAAAATTTAAACAGATAAATGAAGCTTATCAAGTTTTAAGTGACGAGCAAAAACGCTCTATCTACGACAGATACGGCAAAGAAGGCCTTGAGGGTCGATTTGGTAGCGGTGGCGGATTTAGTGCCGATTTTGATCTTTCAGATATTTTTGACTCATTTTTTGGTGGCGGTTTTGCGAGTAGTTCTAGACAGAGAAAAAGATACTCTGAAAAATACTCAGCCGATCTTGAAATTCCTATAAATTTGGAGTTTAACGAAGCTATTTTTGGTTGCGAAAAAGAGATAAAATTTGATCAAAAAGTACCTTGTCCAACATGCAATGCAACTGGCAGTAAAGACGGCAAAAGTAAAACTTGCCAGCACTGTGGCGGAAGTGGCAGGATAACACGTGGAAATGGCTTTATGAATATCGTCCAAGAGTGTCCATATTGTCACGGAAGCGGTGAAGTAATAAGCGAACCATGCCCCGATTGTAACGCGAAAGCTTATAAAATACAGCAACAAACTGTAAAGATTACCATCCCTGAAGGCGTTGATAGCGGCATGAGAATGAGAGTAGCTGACAAAGGCAATATCGGCACAAACGGCGTTCAAGGCGATCTTTATGTAAGCATAAACGTAAAAGAAGACAAGCATTTCATTCGCCACAACGACGATGTTTATCTAGAAATTCCTGTCTTTTTCACGCAAGCTATACTTGGCGAGAGTATAAAAATTCCAACGCTTCGAGGAGAAACTGAGCTAAAACTACCTGTTGGAGCAAAGGATAAGCAGCAATTTATCTTTGAAAATGAAGGTATAAAAAGTGTAAATTCGCGCAAAAAAGGTAGGCTAGTAGCACAAATTTCTATTCAAACGCCTGAAAAACTAAGCGATGAGCAAAAAGAGCTTTTAAATAAGCTTCAAGCTAGCTTTGGTATAGAATCGGGCAAATCAAATACCGATGAAAGCGTCTTTGATAAGATAAAAAGCTGGTTTAAAGGCGATGAGCCAAAAGGCAAAAAGAAAAAATAA
- the pyk gene encoding pyruvate kinase, producing MIKKTKIVATLGPASDNEETMEAMVKAGVNVFRLNFSHGTHEYHKSNIDKIRNIEKKLNKRIGILQDICGPKIRVGKLSEPFYLKAGDELSIHADEIIGEKVEKGIYKVSLNQPQILPMLKVGEYVYLYDGSIRAKVVSEGKEIVKTIIENDGILNSNKGVNFPNTALGIEIITPKDKEDMKFGAKHGVNFVAISFVQDASDVIKAKNILKEFGSRAAILSKIEKFDAVENIDDIIAKSDGIMVARGDLGIEVPFYKVPTIQKLIIKKANAASKPVITATQMMLSMAEHETATRAEISDVANAVLDGTDAVMLSEESAIGKNPVAVVEAMSKTIIQTQSIYPYNKFDEFDFFDETDMVASSAASLAVRIKADALIAITGSGKSAIKLARNRTNIDIIAVAHDEQTAHMLTLAWGVTPALVLEKTKLSSLLANVMKKAYEEGYVEHDKTYLVTAGHPTGVEGSTNLIRIIRRDQLDYYLELATE from the coding sequence ATGATAAAAAAGACAAAAATCGTAGCTACTTTGGGGCCAGCGAGTGATAATGAAGAGACAATGGAGGCGATGGTAAAAGCAGGTGTCAATGTCTTTCGTTTAAATTTTAGCCATGGGACACACGAATACCATAAATCAAACATTGACAAGATAAGAAATATCGAAAAAAAGCTAAATAAAAGAATAGGAATTTTACAAGATATCTGTGGCCCAAAGATCAGAGTTGGCAAGCTTAGTGAGCCATTTTATCTAAAGGCTGGTGATGAACTTAGTATCCATGCTGATGAGATTATTGGTGAAAAAGTGGAAAAAGGAATTTATAAAGTAAGTCTAAATCAGCCTCAAATTTTGCCAATGCTAAAGGTTGGCGAGTATGTCTATCTCTATGATGGCTCTATAAGAGCAAAGGTCGTTAGCGAAGGTAAAGAAATAGTAAAAACTATCATTGAAAATGATGGAATTTTAAACTCAAACAAAGGCGTAAATTTCCCAAATACAGCTCTTGGTATAGAGATCATCACACCAAAAGATAAAGAAGATATGAAATTTGGCGCAAAGCATGGCGTAAATTTTGTCGCTATTAGCTTCGTGCAAGATGCAAGTGACGTAATAAAGGCAAAAAATATCTTAAAAGAATTTGGCTCAAGAGCTGCTATTTTATCTAAGATCGAGAAATTTGACGCGGTTGAAAATATAGACGATATCATCGCAAAGAGTGATGGTATCATGGTAGCTCGTGGTGATCTTGGGATAGAAGTGCCATTTTATAAGGTCCCAACTATCCAAAAGCTCATCATCAAAAAGGCAAATGCAGCAAGCAAACCAGTCATCACAGCAACTCAGATGATGCTAAGCATGGCAGAGCATGAAACTGCCACAAGAGCGGAGATCAGCGACGTAGCAAACGCTGTGCTAGACGGTACTGATGCTGTTATGCTAAGTGAAGAGAGTGCGATCGGTAAAAACCCAGTCGCGGTCGTAGAGGCGATGAGTAAAACGATCATCCAAACTCAAAGCATCTATCCATATAATAAATTTGATGAGTTTGACTTTTTTGACGAGACTGATATGGTGGCAAGTAGTGCCGCATCTCTTGCTGTTCGCATAAAGGCAGATGCATTAATCGCAATCACTGGCTCAGGAAAATCGGCTATAAAATTAGCTAGAAACCGCACAAATATCGACATCATCGCAGTAGCTCACGATGAACAAACAGCACACATGCTTACTCTTGCTTGGGGTGTTACGCCAGCACTTGTACTAGAAAAAACAAAGCTTAGCTCACTTTTAGCAAATGTCATGAAAAAGGCGTATGAAGAGGGATATGTTGAACACGACAAGACCTATCTTGTCACAGCCGGTCACCCTACGGGCGTTGAGGGTAGCACGAACCTTATACGCATCATCAGACGCGATCAGCTTGATTATTATTTGGAGCTTGCAACTGAGTAA
- a CDS encoding TRAP transporter substrate-binding protein codes for MNKFLLASLGLAAVACVAMGDDKVYKLKLASSWESTMPVLGDVPKELKDKVEKMSNGRLELRIDYPSKHKSPFAMLDFAKSGQYDITYTSSYYYKGKDAKTIFFTATPFMMNTDEQTAWYEFGGGKELEAKVYDPYNIKIFRAGNTGMQMGGWFKKEIKSVDDIKGLKIRIPGFGGEIYAKLGANINTIPTGELYMALEMGTIDSVEWVSPAYDMALGFHKVAKYYYTGWQEPNGETQFFFNKKSYEKLPDDLKAIFEAAAAEVARDANTKVFYSNVEYWDKMKSEYPDIQVKSFPPEVIAALKKATNELLDEESAKDPLFKEIVESQRAFLKKAREWTKISDYAYIKTNE; via the coding sequence ATGAATAAATTTTTATTAGCGTCTCTTGGTTTAGCAGCTGTTGCTTGCGTTGCTATGGGAGATGATAAAGTTTATAAGCTAAAGCTTGCTAGCTCATGGGAGAGTACTATGCCAGTGCTTGGTGATGTGCCAAAAGAGCTAAAAGATAAAGTTGAAAAGATGAGTAATGGCAGACTTGAGCTAAGGATTGATTATCCATCAAAGCATAAATCGCCTTTTGCAATGCTTGATTTTGCTAAAAGCGGTCAATACGACATTACCTACACAAGTAGCTACTATTATAAAGGCAAAGATGCTAAAACTATATTTTTTACAGCAACTCCATTTATGATGAATACTGATGAGCAAACAGCTTGGTATGAATTTGGCGGTGGCAAGGAGCTTGAGGCAAAAGTTTACGATCCATACAATATCAAAATTTTTAGAGCTGGAAATACCGGTATGCAAATGGGTGGCTGGTTTAAAAAAGAGATCAAATCAGTCGATGATATCAAAGGCTTAAAGATAAGAATTCCGGGCTTTGGTGGTGAAATTTACGCTAAACTTGGCGCTAACATCAATACTATCCCAACTGGTGAGCTTTACATGGCCCTTGAGATGGGAACGATCGACTCAGTCGAATGGGTAAGCCCAGCTTATGATATGGCACTTGGCTTTCACAAAGTGGCAAAATACTACTACACAGGCTGGCAAGAGCCAAACGGTGAAACTCAATTTTTCTTTAATAAAAAATCATACGAAAAACTTCCAGATGATCTAAAAGCGATCTTTGAAGCAGCTGCAGCAGAAGTAGCAAGAGATGCAAATACAAAAGTATTTTATTCAAATGTCGAGTACTGGGATAAAATGAAGAGCGAGTATCCAGACATCCAAGTAAAATCTTTCCCACCAGAAGTAATCGCAGCTCTTAAAAAAGCCACAAATGAACTTCTTGATGAAGAGAGTGCTAAAGATCCATTATTTAAAGAGATCGTTGAATCTCAAAGAGCTTTCCTTAAAAAAGCAAGAGAATGGACTAAAATTTCAGACTACGCTTATATCAAAACAAACGAATAG
- a CDS encoding shikimate dehydrogenase produces the protein MKTFAVFGDPIAHSVSPRLHNKAIADLGLKALYTRVLLKDGSELINKFKSLKLNGANVTLPHKEWALNLADEASDIARKIGSANTLVLKNDKIYAYNTDAPGFLRAIKNFKDVKKAIILGAGGTANAITYALKEQGVDVCILNRSKDRLEKFKDEYKCFSWDNYEEQKFDLVINSTSAGLKDDFLPAPKEILKSIFKDAKFAFDVIYGKQTPFLEMAKQSSLSVKDGADMLLYQAVLALNLFFNNTLDESKIERSMREIFYL, from the coding sequence ATGAAAACATTCGCAGTCTTTGGAGATCCAATAGCTCACTCGGTATCTCCGAGGCTGCACAATAAAGCCATTGCAGACCTGGGCTTAAAAGCACTTTACACAAGAGTCTTGCTAAAAGATGGCAGCGAATTAATCAATAAATTTAAATCCTTAAAATTAAATGGTGCAAACGTAACGCTTCCACATAAAGAGTGGGCTTTAAATTTAGCCGATGAAGCTTCAGATATAGCCCGTAAAATAGGCTCTGCAAATACGCTTGTGCTTAAAAATGACAAAATTTATGCATACAATACAGATGCGCCTGGGTTTTTAAGGGCAATAAAAAATTTTAAAGATGTAAAAAAAGCAATTATCCTTGGAGCTGGCGGTACTGCAAATGCCATAACTTATGCATTAAAAGAACAAGGCGTTGATGTTTGCATACTAAATAGAAGCAAAGATAGGCTTGAGAAATTTAAAGATGAGTACAAATGCTTTAGCTGGGATAACTACGAAGAGCAAAAATTTGATCTAGTCATTAACTCGACCTCTGCTGGTTTAAAGGATGATTTTCTACCAGCACCTAAAGAAATTTTAAAAAGCATTTTTAAGGATGCTAAATTCGCATTTGATGTGATTTATGGCAAACAGACACCATTTTTAGAAATGGCCAAGCAAAGCAGCCTTAGTGTAAAAGATGGCGCCGATATGCTTTTGTATCAAGCAGTTCTAGCACTAAATTTATTTTTTAACAATACACTCGATGAGTCAAAGATAGAGCGCTCAATGAGAGAAATTTTCTATCTATAA
- a CDS encoding SPOR domain-containing protein, producing MENDELKDILLERDDDARGLKLKKLLIFIAALIILFLIIVVAMKLVNSSDPSQAQNEADSRLVLPPVPAEQPVDRQAPIADTNSDNKKGDTQLFEQVPIVPENKQQDEFEDMIKKLKDKENNKPVSKTEEPKEIVKPIEKPAEIPAKKTETKVDAPVKKVEKVAATDKKSEAKPAKTENKVDKKIEKKAETKIEKTDKKAEVAKTEPATKGSYVQVFVTSKFNPNAEYMKKIAAKGYSYKTIKVGELTKILVGPFDEKTLQKAVGDIRKDINKDAFIFRAK from the coding sequence GTGGAAAACGATGAGTTAAAAGATATTCTTTTAGAAAGAGACGATGACGCAAGAGGATTGAAGCTAAAAAAACTTCTGATATTTATAGCAGCTCTTATTATACTTTTTTTGATCATTGTAGTGGCTATGAAGCTAGTAAATTCAAGCGATCCTTCACAAGCTCAAAATGAAGCTGATTCAAGACTAGTGCTTCCTCCAGTACCAGCTGAGCAACCAGTAGATAGACAAGCTCCGATAGCTGATACAAATTCAGACAATAAAAAAGGCGATACACAGCTTTTTGAGCAAGTACCGATCGTGCCTGAAAATAAGCAACAAGATGAATTTGAAGATATGATCAAAAAGCTAAAAGATAAAGAAAACAATAAGCCTGTTTCTAAAACTGAAGAGCCAAAAGAGATAGTTAAGCCTATCGAAAAGCCTGCTGAAATACCAGCAAAAAAAACTGAGACAAAGGTAGATGCTCCAGTTAAAAAAGTCGAAAAAGTAGCAGCTACTGATAAAAAGAGTGAGGCAAAACCAGCTAAGACTGAAAATAAAGTAGATAAAAAGATTGAAAAAAAAGCTGAAACCAAAATAGAAAAAACGGACAAAAAAGCTGAAGTAGCTAAAACTGAACCTGCCACAAAAGGCTCTTATGTTCAAGTATTTGTGACTAGTAAATTTAATCCAAATGCTGAATATATGAAGAAGATTGCTGCCAAGGGATATAGCTACAAGACTATAAAAGTTGGCGAGCTGACTAAAATTTTAGTTGGCCCATTTGATGAAAAAACGCTTCAAAAAGCAGTAGGTGATATTAGAAAAGATATCAATAAAGACGCTTTTATTTTTAGAGCAAAATGA
- a CDS encoding DUF1882 domain-containing protein, with product MQSIDTALIKIITTHYYIKRDTIVNKIEYRGKIFFDKFEKINEPLTYNIMKEHEEGKAVIAHSLINAYDKVENIVFDYNGRTPDRFWHKAQLLLREEGFINFTAYESKTPGHLHLYVHKGHTTLNEACQLANVLNAKLSQKLPKEWRMFPNIDMPKEFNILTLPYKLYQKERGASWSKYM from the coding sequence ATGCAAAGTATTGATACGGCACTTATAAAGATTATTACAACTCACTATTATATCAAGCGTGATACGATCGTTAATAAAATAGAATACAGAGGCAAAATTTTCTTTGATAAATTTGAAAAGATAAATGAGCCACTGACCTATAATATTATGAAAGAGCATGAAGAGGGTAAGGCCGTTATCGCACACTCTTTAATAAATGCATACGATAAAGTTGAAAATATAGTCTTTGACTATAACGGCAGAACCCCTGATAGATTTTGGCATAAAGCACAGCTTCTTTTAAGAGAAGAAGGATTTATAAATTTTACAGCCTACGAGAGTAAGACACCAGGCCATCTGCATCTTTATGTGCATAAAGGTCACACTACGCTAAATGAGGCTTGCCAGCTGGCAAACGTGCTCAACGCAAAGCTTTCACAGAAGTTGCCTAAAGAGTGGAGGATGTTTCCAAATATCGATATGCCAAAAGAATTTAATATACTAACTTTACCTTATAAGCTCTATCAAAAGGAGCGTGGGGCAAGTTGGTCAAAATATATGTAA